In the genome of Cyclopterus lumpus isolate fCycLum1 chromosome 19, fCycLum1.pri, whole genome shotgun sequence, the window AGCATTACCCCAGTTTTTGCAATGTTTATCATGCTTTTTCATAAATCCATGACTTTTTAATATCCCAaatttctgttgttgttttttttctcgtctATTTAAGACTTAATCTCAAAATATCTTCTTGGAATTTGACCCCATCcgtcattatttaattttttttttttacctacaATGGCTCAACATGCCACCGTAGAAACCATTGTCTGCAATATTCAAAAATTATTCATACGTGCATATGTTTGGTTAAAACAAAGCTCGCCCAGCTGAGTAACTCCTGGCTACAGCTCTGCTCGTCTCTGTGGTGGAAACCAGACGATCACCTGTCCAGCTCTGCCCCGTCAGAACAGACGAGTGTAAAACGATCCTCACTTCTCATAGTGGGTAACACAACGCAGATTATTTATTCTGTGCTACACAGGGTTTGTGTGGACTCCTTCCTGTGGCATGAATCATTAAACAGATGACTGTAATCCATACAGGCAGGGTGAGCCATCTGATGCTACCTGGCAACCAACTGAACTCCTCTGCTTTGGAAGACAAAGCTCAGATTGCTCAGCttccaacattttaaaaggcagACGACCCTCTCCGAAAATGTGAATTGTGCACATTTTAATTACCAAGTTAAGTAGAGGACGAGAAGAAACATGTTCATAGAGTCATAATAGACACGTTGGAGCCAAAGGATTTGTTTTCTGTGCTTAAATGTGTCTATTTTAGAGTTTTTAGGATTATCTGGAGTTGCAGTGCATAAGAAGCCACACGGATAATAGAAAGAACGTCTACACTGTAGAAATTAAAAAGCACCTGCTCACCATTAATCTGGAGATGCCAGGCAGAGTGTTTCAGTAACCTATGGCAACCGCTTCTGTGACAACAGCAGCAATCTTGGATGGGCCTGGCTCCTGCAGCCCGAAGGACTAGTGCAACACCATTGGCCGGCTGAATGAATGACTGGCAAACTTGTCTATCTATTATGCATGTCAATTTACCTTTAGTGCGTTCTTGAGCTCATTTCCAGGTAAGCGCAGCCGAGAGGAAGCCGGCCTGCAGCCAGACTCCTTGgtaagacatttatttattcattttaatgcGTTTTTCTTCTTTACCTATCAACTCTATTGATACAAAAGTTAATAGATGGTATTTAATGTCTGATCTATTTATCTAAAATGTCTTGGATCTAtacaatatgaataatatatctGCTTTCAAATGTAAAGTAAATTCATGAGCCCACAAATTGAAGTTGATATAAATACCTGTTGGGAAAAGTGATTTTATGCACTGGACAGGAGCACCCTGAGGGGACTCAAAAATGGAGCTGATCGGATCTTCTCTAACAGCCACATATGCTCGGCCCAAAACCAGCCACTTCCTGCCCGCCATCTCCACCATGGCGTCCAGCTATCGCCACACCCAGCCTGCGTTGGCCATGAACCCCAGCGCCAACCTGTGGAGGACCAACGGCTACTACAAGAGCAGCAGCACCGTCCCAACCCCCTCTTCCATACAGCGAGATAACTTAGATCTGGTTCGAGCCCAGACCATGTTCTACCCATCCAACAGGACAACGCTGTCCACCCGCTACACCCCCGACGACTGGTACAAGTCCAACATGAGCAACTACAGGGAGTCCGAGTCGTCGCGGAAAAGCGCAGAGAGACTTCGGAGAGACACCCTGAGGATGATGCAGGATAAGGAGCAGCTCACCAGGCTAACCCAAGAGAAGACCAGCAAGAACATCGGCGAGCGGCTCAATGACATTGTCTTCTGGAGGGCCGAGCTGAGCCACGAGATCGACAACATGGTGACAGAGATAGCGGCGCTCACTGAGGTCAAGAGGAGGCTGGAGAGAGCCTTGGCAGAGACTCAGGGGCCCCTTCAGGTGAGGGTGGAAGGaataaatgagtgtgtgtgtgtgtgtgtttgtttgttaccTTGAAGTAACAAACCCACTGATATTTGGTAAGTAATATCGGAATTTTGACTTGTGTTATTGGAACATTTTGCAGGGGGATATTGACATTCTGCATTtgaaaatcctcacatttgggTCAGGCCTTTGTTCACGGCAGTCGTGCATATCATGGTCTGTGGCGAACCAGTTTTGACTATGGGTTTCCAGCTTAGTTGTAGCAACCGTGTCCGTCTGGTCGTTCAGGAAACCTTTAAAACGCAACAGTGCTCTTGCCGGGACAAAGTCCTAATTAGGTCAATGCGCGGCCCCTGGTGGAGGACCGCTGGTCATTTGTCTCAGCCAGAGTGAGTCAACTTGATCTGGCTGGAGATCTGATGACATGGACACCTTGCTCAGCTAAGATCAGATGGCAGGTGGCTTTCTTTGAGGCTCATCCAGGCAACTGAAACTGGAGAATGCAGCTTATACACCGCACTATGCATAGGGAGAGGCACACATCTGGCACGTATACCCGTTCTACCTATTCACGTGTCACAATGAAGAAATCGCTGCATTTTCCCAAGACGTTTAATTATCACTTTGTCAACAGGTGTCTCAAGAGTGTTTGTACCACAGAGAGAAGCGGATGTCCATCGATCTGGTCCACGACGGCGTGGAGAAAGACCTCATGAAGGTAACGTTAAAGCGAGAGTGTCACTTCCCGATAGCAACCTTGGAAAACATCGTTTGCGTAATTTGCATTTACCTGCGTTTGCAACAAGGAAGTGGAAGTCATCAAGTCATGTCAGGAACGGATGAGGCGACATCTGGACAGGGCCCTCGCTCAGCTGGCGTGAGTCTGAGACATTGATTCATGAGATATTATTGCATGTCGGATTGTATTGTTTTACATGGATTTGAGATACAGTTGTGTTTCCGTGTTGCTTTGCGGGGTTCCTTAGGTCAAACCGAGCAGCCCAGCATGAACTGGAGAGAGACATGAGCGACAAAGTGACCGCTCAGAGGATAGATGGCCGGTGTCACCATCTGAGGAACACATCCGACGGTATCGGCTACTACAGAGGGATTGAAAGACTTGACCCCTCGTGAGTACAGTTCTGGGCCATCAATTATTAACGGTTTCATCACGCCAAACGGCTGCTAACAATTTCCTATGTTGGTCTAAACCAGCTCGGTATACCGGATGGGTTAAATGGTCAACAGAAAGAATCACAGTCTTTGAAATTCAAATAAGGCTGCTGCTGGCGAATCCATCCAATacttgttgagatattttaggCTGGACCCAAGTGGTGCACCAACCGAAAGATAGAGACAATTGTCCTGCCTACATAATGTTTCAATGACACTGAGAGTGTCAACTTCCAATAACCTACGCCATTCTTCCCCCCCGGCCCCCCGTCAGGCTCTCTCTCCCGGACTCGTGGTCCAAGTTCACCGACGACAACATCCTGCTTTCCCAGAGCGGACGGGCCGCCTCCCAGAAGCTGAGGGACGAGATCGAGATCCTGCTGAGCACCACGTCCAACGAAATGTGGAACCAGTTCAACAACGCCAACGTGGCCTTCACAAACCGCATATCGGAGACCGCCGATGCTAAGAACAGCCTGCAGACGCACCTGGCGAAGGTCTGCACCCTCCGGCCGCATGGTCACGCGTCGCGAAAGACGAGACGGTTTCGAATGAGAAACCAATCAGAGTTCTGCCTTCATCTGATGTTGATGGATTATGAAGAAGTGTCATTTTTAAAGAGGCAATCACATGGCTCCGAGTTGAATCCACTCCTTCTCTAACTCAATTAGCCACTTACGAGGTAGAGATCATGTGTTTGCACCCTTTATTATACTTCACGCAGATATCTAGCGCTAAAATAAGGGCCTTTTGGGGACTTGTGTCTGCACAAGTGTCTGATCGTGTTCATGTTTACTGTCAGAAGACATGGAATGGTGATAAATGTCCCTTTCATTGCTTGTGCCACACGCTACACTGGATCCCGTTGTTCTCGGGTTAAACAGTGAATCCACATCAGCTGTTGGACAGGGTTTGAACACTGACAGCAGCTGTGATGTGAGACACAGAGTCCTCAATAAACCTCCGTCACTGCCAGTTGTAAGGAGTAGTGATTCGCTGGGATTGAATTACATCAAATGGGTCGGCACAGAGCCGGCCACTGTGCAACTCTGCGCTCAGCTGATTCAAAGCTGACAGCGTTTACTTGTTCTCTGCCTCGACTATTGAGATGATCATTTATCCCCCTCCTCTCATCAATAGTTCCTCTTTTACCCTAATTAACTGCACCGGCTGAATGAGACACTCAGCTGTAACTACAACgctttcctctcctgtcacTTCATCTCCTACGTCTGTCTCGTCTCATCACCCAGACTCTGCAGGAGATCTTCCAGACGGAGATGCTGATTGAGTCCCTGAGGAAGGCCCTCAGAGACAAAGAGTGCCCGCTGAAAGTGGCCCAAACCAGGCTGGAGGAGAGGACCCGCAGGCCCAACGTAGAGCTCTGCAGGGACAACCCGCACCACAGGTGCtccttggtcatggtggccatTAGCACATTCATGAGATAAAAAAGTCATTTGTTTCTTCTGCAGACATTTATTTCCCCCTAAGGATCAATCACACGggttcaaaagaaaaaaactaacaatTTGAGTATACATCTTTGtgaaaatactttatatttgttttgagTTGGGTACAATTGGGGTTACAATATATTGGTAGCCCCATTTTGATAGCTACAGCCACCGTGATGAGCCACACAAAACGTATTGCTATGAGAACACAGAAAGACCGGCCATTACTCACAGAAATCATTAGTATTTCCAAAATATAGTAGCTACGTAAAATGAATTTGTACGCGTTCAACAAAAGAATGTACATGCTGacattaatgaaaatgtaattgctgCGTCTTTTGTGTTCTTCACTTTCATGCGGATGTAAAACTTTTCGCGAAGCTAAACCTTTGTGAGACGTTGATCAGTGACATACGTTATTAATGGGCCATCTGTGTCTGTATATACAATATTAACTACATACATTATTTGTCTGTGGTTCCAAGTGTTTCCTGGGGCTGAACAGGTTTCCTtgcctccttctttgtcctTCCTCCTGTAGACTGGTGGGGGAGGTGAGGGAGATCGAGGACACCATTCATAAGCTCCAGGAGAGGCTCATGCAGGCCGAGAACACTCTGCAGACTCTGGTCAAGACCAAAGTGACCCTGGAGCATGACCTGTCCATCAAGGCCAACTCACTCTTCCTGGACCAGGAAAAGTGCATGAGCATGCGCAAGAgctttcccagcatgcctcgCCTGGTGGGCTACACCTGAACTGAGTCTTCAAGGAGGGGGAGCCTTGGCGGAGTGGTTTTGGAGTGATTTTTGAGGGTGTTGTGGGTTGATTTGGCCAAAACAAAATTGCTTCATTTTACGAGCACTGATCATAAACAATGGATTATCGGAATTTTTGAGTATTGTACCTGTAATGTATCTACAAgaggtttaaaaaagaaattatcCACGGTGATTAATCAGACATCTCTCTGAATTCTTTAATGTTGCGCCCCAATTACAGATATTTTATATGGaaaaaatatatgatatatacatatatatatagaaactCTTGTGATAACATTTGAAAAGCATATAATAAAAACCTTGTGAATCATCAAAACCATACAACCTTTATAACTACTGTTAATTTCTTCATGTCGTACGAGTCGTATCTCAACAATCAAAAGGGGAGCGCTTCATACGTTCTGACAATCATCCACAGAAATGACATCCAACATGAGATCGTCACTTGAACGCTTCATAACCGTAACCCCTTTGCTATTTGACACCACGAACAGCAGTAATTTTTCCTTTTAGTGCGACATATTCATCCAAACCACAGATCTGTCGTCACGGCGACAGGCCGGAAGGCCCAAGTGGAGCCCGAGCGGTCCTGGTGGCGCATGCGGCAGTAATCCCCAAACTGATAGCCGGGGGtaagacaaaagacaaacaactcTCTGAAGGCTCACTCAGAACTGACCCGAATGTCACCTTTAAAAAAGGGGAGCGGCGACATGGAAGACACTGATTTGAATCCGAGCATATACGCCCTATTGTTGCAGGCAGAAATATGGATCGTGAAGGACTACTTTGATGACCCATCACTCATCGCCTCACCCGTAGGAGGAGCTGAACGAACAACTTGTAAGTCTATGAAACCCCACACCCACCGTAGAGGACTTGAGCCCCGTACCACTCACTTCTCATTGGCTACTGTCTCCACCAGTACAGGGAGAGGTGCCGTCTATAGACTTTACTCCGTCTTGAACcgacacatttaaacacaacaaCTTTGAACGCTATCACACTTTTTGACCCACCCCTCCCACTCCTACTGCGTTTACATTACCTTTGGAATGTAAACTCGGGTTAAACGTCGTCGATACAGTAGCAACCGCGTCTCCGATCCTTTAAATGGATCGCCACTATCAGAGCTCGTGGAGAAGTCCCATCACAATCGAATGGTCGCATTTTCTTCTGGTTCTAAAACCCCACGTTTTAACCTTAGGTTCTCCTTTAATTCTCTCCCCTGCAGTCAATTTCTGTTTGAGCTCCTTGTTATCTTATAGCACCGGAAGGAAAAATACACACCGAGGTACGTCTGCGTTCCAGTGTGCGTCTGTCAGACCACGTGAATGGAGGTCGGAGACGGTTAGCGGGACTCGCATAGCAATCACAGTTAAGAGATGAGACCCGGGCAGCTGAGCTCCAGTCTAATCTGTCTCCGAATCATGTTCCACCGATATCCTCTCAGTGGCCGCAGCATTAAAAGCATGACAACATCTCTGGTGTAAATAGAGTAGTTTCATTAGAGAGACTCCTgactgggagggagggagtggtcGTTGAAGATAAaccactcagtgtgtgtgtgtgtgtgtttgtaacttGCACTTTGATTTAGGAGTAATGTTTTACAACTGTATTAAGTCAGCGTCACCGAGAGCTCTCCTGCTTTGCAAACAGCATTGTGTTTGACTGAAGCCCTCAGGAGAGAGTCCATTGCAGGAGGCCATGGTTTCCGacatgcgtgtttgtgtgcgtgtaggtgtgtgtgtgtgtgtgtgtgtgtgtgtgttgtgtgtgtgtagtcccGCTCCTGCCCAGGCACATTCCTCAGCCCTAGTATTGCAAAGAAAGGCCTCCTGTTGTCTCGCTTACATCAAAAGACCCGCTGCTCtcatcaccttgaaattaaacaTACTGACAGGTAGCACagagtcacccccccccccccccccccccctccccctctttctgtATCCATCCCCTTTGCTTCGCTTTCCCCTTCTTCCAACTCGGTTCACTTAAGTGGAATGCACCCCTGTTTCTACAGCGCGTGCCTCTTTGAGGTTCACGGGTCTCTGTTGGGATGGGACACAAATAGGCCTTCCTATTTGACCTCCTCTAACCACCCCCGCTTACGGGGAATGTACTCTGGAATTCTCCCCGCGGGCCAAACATATTGCCGGTTTATTCTTAACACCCCCAGTCTTGTTATAGATGCCCTGCGCGCCatgttatattttatgtttctgACTGACCACTGTTGCAGATCCCTTGGGACTGGATGTCAGCGACCGAGGGGTCTCTTACTCGGTGCTGTAATTACAGACGAGGTCTGAGTGTGCATCCTTGAAGGAGAAAAATGTGGTGGACGTCATGGAGACTGTTTGCTTTACTCTTAAGTATGTcagtttaaatatgtattaccACTGATTACTCTATTATGAGCATTGATTGTAACCTGTACAAACAAATGTTAATATGTTGGCAACTTGACTACGCTATTGTTAATTAGATCTCCAAAACAGGAAGCAAAATGGCCTCAATACACATCCAgtagacacagagcaacattattaTCATACAGGAGTCGTATTTCTGGCCAACTCTCCAATGTTTTGCCTGCCTTTAaactctgtttttggtctccaccaacgcCAGCAAAAAACCTGAGGTTTGAAACGGCCTTCTGGTGGAAACCAACCCAACTTTATGGGAAGGCGCGTGAAATGGCACGACATTGTATTATTGCGCGATTTAGGCTTATAGTGTGTCATTGCATGccgcttttttaaatgtatttaatggcCGCAGTCAGGGAGGCAACGCAACCAATTTGTTGGGTTTAGGAAAAACAACACGTTTGGGCTTAAAATAGGTACGCGAACTACagtaaaagtttttaaaaaggcattcgTATTGCCCGCAAAAACGACTtacaaattgttttaattaataccCCATTTGGTGAAACACcaccacacatcacacacagttatttgattctatgtaaatatttaaaaatattttgattAATGTAGATTTAGCTGtccaatttttaaaaaaaagctatttttcTATGCTGTTCTACACAGCGCTTTCCTTTTCAGGGGACACTATTTGAAGCTTCTACTTCAGGTGATTCGTCCAGCCCGTCTTTTGTGATAATTCAATTGAGGCTTGTTGTCTAATGGCCTGCAGTAACCATAGTAACCAAttatattcaaattaaaataaagcagaCCGTCTCTTACTTCACGAAACTTTAAATCCAGCCGTAACTTTAACGTAagagagaagcaaaacaacatCTTAAAACATGCGATACACCGAATACCACATTACGTGCATGTACAACCACACAATCAACACAACATAACACAGCACAAACAAATTGTCCAATTACAATTGGAATGAGCTTTTTCTGCCAGGATCACAGTCTTATCTTgggtacataaaaaaaaaaaaacagaactttaTCATAAAGAATGTGTCTGGGTTATAATTTTGGCAGAAATATCCGAATTAACGAAACATGCTGCCAGGGTATCACAGGGTCACGGCCTTAAATCCCTCTCGCTCGACGGTATGAAACATTTATCACCAGTCATCTCCAAGCGCCTCAGTGTGGACGGAGCACCAAACATTCATGGGAACCAGCTCTTCCTGCCGCGTTTGGACCGTTGCCCAAAAGCtcaagagttttttttcctcaagagGCTGTTTTGGGACCGGGCTGTGAAGATTTCTCTATTTCTCTACTACTgaaggaagcaaaaaaaaaagaagaaactgagCGTGAATCCGTTGAGCAATCGGCCCCGGTAACAGTTAcgagccagagagagaggaagctgGAGACTGACTGATAAGACACATCGTGGGTAATGCGGTTTTCCATCCCAACTGCGGCTCTGCGGCTGCGTGCGACCGTACGCCGACGACTTGCTCGCGTGAGAAATCTTTGCCTCCCTAAACTTGGGTCGAATCAACATTACATCTCCCCCCACAAGCATTCTGCACATAACTGAATCTCCAATCGGAGAGTCGAGATAAGCCAGAGAAGCATTACTGCGAACCAAAGTTCAGAGGTCATCCACAGGGACTGGCAGCACAATGTAGAGAAGACACAGGTCCGTGTAGATCATTTGTGTCCATATACATCGATCTGTGAGACacaatctgttcacattctccaCGGAGAGAGGAGCGGCTGGACAGCAAAGCGACACGCCAGTCAAGATACAGTACTGCAGTCTTTCCTGCTGAATCATaatgggggggagggaggggggggggggggcgaggatGACTGGGAGTTATGCACTGTGGGCTGACTGAATGCAATCTAACAAATGTGGCTTTATTAGGAAGCCATAGCAACAAGCAGagcacaataataaaaaaatttaaaaacagaGCCGGTCATCCATTTTCCTCACGGTCATGGAAGAGGGCGAGCTTACTGCTTGTACTCCGGCCACTTCTTTCACCCATTTACAAAATTGAATGTCACGGGATATCGTGTGCATCACCACCGTGTGATAATGTGTCAGAGTGACacggggccttttttttttctcgattcTTCCAGAGGGTGCTATTTTAATGCCGGATTTCGCTGACGTGCAATGGAGTGACGCAATCGCAGACATGTTTCCCCAAAACGGGGAGATTTTAGGCCTCCTTATTCACGAGCATTGATTAAATAATATCACAATGACGTAACGGCCTCGTTGGACTTTAGAGTGAAGTCCTTCACTTTTCCACCAGCTCATTTCCTTATTATCTCATAACTGAACCCGCAGACGGTCTTCACTCACATCAATCTGTTGTGTATTtagtgtattttaaaaaaagggacaggGCCTCGGTTTACCCCTTCGCTGTCACCACTCTGTGTCCCGTCTGATTAAAGCGCGATGACAAGACAAGGGCTGTGAGTAGCTTAAAActttatccacacacacacacacaaacaaacagtgtttacctCCCGCCTCACTTCAAGCccgtctgtcctcctctgtgtgGCCCTCGTTTCTGATTTGCACACCTCATTTGCAAGTATTGCAACGGAAAACTACGACATTGTGCGATTTCTGTACTCTCGTGTATGCTCACGCGAGTTAcgtttgtgtaaatgtaaaacaacgGGGGAGGGCAGTCTGTGGGAGGGGAGCTATTAAGTGACTGCAACTCAgtggtcagagagacagacagcggCACTTCGCATGCTGATGACAGGACACGAGCACTGACCCACCTTTGACAGACAGCTGTCAGAACCTGACACGCAGAGCTAGAAAGGGGGCCGGTCGATAAGGCCTTCCCTCTCAGCCGCGAGGAGCGTCGGCTGCATGGCTCAAAGCCGAGCCGAACAGACGACTGCTGTGAGTATGAGACCATTGTTCATCCCGGCTAATGGGTTGTGGTTCGAGCCAAGGCGAGCGAAATCAAGTGAAAGATGGCGGGCCTGtcacattgttttaaaagtgaatgaccggggattgggggggggggggaattgtcTCTTTGCTGCATTGTTTCCAACCATTCTTCATTTTACCAATCTTGCAGGAATTCGTGCGGTATAGAAACATAAACATCAAGTGTGCACGCCGCATCTGCTTTAACATTCCCTGTGCTGGCATGTGGATGGAGTCACTGTAACTCGATaacgcctccccccccccctcccccctcctcctaccCTGGCCGAGGTCCTATCTATGTTATTTTGGTATGCACTCTCGCCGTCTGCCGCGCTAACGTGGAGATAAGTCATACCGATTTAACGACGGAGGTGAAATACAAGACGGCGTTCCAGATGTGACATTATTCAGTATCTCGGGTTGAATGCTCGCCACGCGGCTCGCTCTCcccccggagagagagagagagagagagagagctccgaGCTTAATAACAAAAGGCAGTAAACGTAACACTCCCGCGTCTAACTCAGCCCACTGATTGTCAGTCTTTTACAAACATTGACATATAAGGGATGGTGGAGCGCCTGCAACAGCCACTCAACGCTTTTAACAAGAGTCCTCCCCGACAGGTCACTGTAAACCTGGCCGGTCCGGCGCTCATGTGATCAGGGTTCAGACCTAATGATTCTGTAAACAGCAGAGTTGCACAAAAGCAGATATCAGCCGCAAACAACAAGGGGCCATCGCGTCAGACAAAGAGGCACTTCCATGCGGCTCGGAGTGATAACCGAGCAGACGCTCCGGTCCTGCAACCGAACCCTTTCATGTGCGTGGACGTGGAGCACATGCAGAGAGGCCTCGGTTTCCATGCGAGTGtgaaacagcacacacacacacacacacacacacagaggcgtCCAGGAAGTGTGAGCTTATGTGGTGAAGAATAGAGAGTGGACGCtgacagggggaggggtgtTATCTGAGGTCGGGCAGCTCCTCCACCGGCCCACTACGATGCCCTTCTGCTAGAAGTATGCATTTGATGACTTATGAACATATTATGACTGGTGTTATCAGGAAACCCATAAAACATCCTACAGTATTTGGAAATGATGCCCGCAATACGCACGgaggagaaccagagggaggaggagataaggTATAGTCAATtcatactttttaaatatttacatttaccgCTCCCCATTTCTTCTTGGAATTCGTTGCAACGCCCATATTTAGAGGACTAACCTCGGTGCATTCTACGGGGCATGTAAACAACATGGGCTGCAGGCCCGGTTCAGGGTGGAAATGAGTCACGTCCAACAGAGGAGAGCCCCAGatgctatctctctctctctctctctctctctctctctctcactgggCTCACCCACACAAGCCTCCACACATGCTGTGAGTCACCAGGCTGACTACATGACGACCAGAGGGAAAAGACCACCACTACACCCCACTGCAACGCGGTTGTGTTTATAATCGCCGAGGCAACGAAAAGCAAATAGCTTTTCTCTCACTCTGATGTGCCATATAGACGTAAATACAGTAACAAGGCTTGATGAACACAATGTGCTAAAAAATAACAAGTTATCTCAAATATTCCATTCAAATATGTTCTTATTGAACAATATCTACTCACATGTATGTTGGATGTACTtctgctaaatatatatattcagattatATATTCACTGAgcaagcaaaaacaacaacacaacaacaacaacatggaagTGCAGTGTAATTTGTaataacagaagaagaaaaagaatctggaaaaagaagctaaaaaaaacaagttatctCAAATATTCCATTCAAATATGTCCTTATTGAACAATATCTACTGAGATGTACGTTGGATGTACTTCTGTTAAACGTATATTCAGAACGTGTGTGGGTGCTTTCAACTTGtacaaagcaaaaacaacaacaacaacaacaacaacaacaacaacaacatggaagTACAGTGCAATTTgtaacaacagaagaagaaaaagaatctgGAAACAATGTCAGAGAGAGGTAGAAAATAATCCCCACAAGCAGATTTCAGTTACCACGACATCCAAACAATGATCTGTCAggtcacctacacacacacactgcaagtTAGTAACTATGGCAACCCACGCGCTATTACGCATGGCACGTCTATATTGGGAACCCTGGCCGTGGACTCAGTGACGCAGCGACGCACGAAGGGCGTTGTTCTCCCATAATGAGACACTTTATAACAGCACGTCAGCCCCGGCGTCAATCTAGTCTGAGAGCGACGTTTAGAACTGAGGGACTATCCGCTGTTGGACTCTTTTTGGGAACAACTTGCTTTTGCTTCTTCCTGCCAGCCTGaaactctctttctttctcactctttttttttgttgtgtgtggaAATACAAGCTCACCGCTCCCAGTAAGTGGACTTTGTTCAACTTGTTTCATTTGCAGCTGCGCTCAGGCTGTCCTGTGGATTCAGGGAGGAAACGAGCCGGGATACGCGCTCCGTTACGCGCACGGACAGGAGGGCTGAGCCGTCACCTGGTCGCTAAGAAATAACCGTGTTGGATGAATTACTTAAAATAAATCTTTGttattccttttatttttttgtagatGACTCAAGTCGGCATTTTAAAGCCAtcttaaaaaaaggggggggggggtttgaaacGGGGGGGAAAAAGGGACG includes:
- the tekt3 gene encoding tektin-3; its protein translation is MELIGSSLTATYARPKTSHFLPAISTMASSYRHTQPALAMNPSANLWRTNGYYKSSSTVPTPSSIQRDNLDLVRAQTMFYPSNRTTLSTRYTPDDWYKSNMSNYRESESSRKSAERLRRDTLRMMQDKEQLTRLTQEKTSKNIGERLNDIVFWRAELSHEIDNMVTEIAALTEVKRRLERALAETQGPLQVSQECLYHREKRMSIDLVHDGVEKDLMKEVEVIKSCQERMRRHLDRALAQLASNRAAQHELERDMSDKVTAQRIDGRCHHLRNTSDGIGYYRGIERLDPSLSLPDSWSKFTDDNILLSQSGRAASQKLRDEIEILLSTTSNEMWNQFNNANVAFTNRISETADAKNSLQTHLAKTLQEIFQTEMLIESLRKALRDKECPLKVAQTRLEERTRRPNVELCRDNPHHRLVGEVREIEDTIHKLQERLMQAENTLQTLVKTKVTLEHDLSIKANSLFLDQEKCMSMRKSFPSMPRLVGYT